The following nucleotide sequence is from Catonella massiliensis.
TGGCTCTTTGCCTTTACTCCCAAGTTCTTAAGCGAAACCGACTCAGTTCCCTGTACTTCGCCGTTCTCTGTAACAGACACCACAAGTTCTTTACTCTGAACCTTAGCAGCATAATCAGCAATTATTTTCTCCGCCTGCTCTTCTGTCTTGCCACCGACATCTATCCCGTTTACCCTTATGCCCTCACAGATGATTCCTTCTTTCTTAGAGCCAAGTGCGGATACGGTAACCACAAGTCCTGCAGTGGTGATAACAAGTACAGCCAATATACCATAAATTGAAATAATTAGCTTCTTTCTGCTGTTTCTCCTGCTTTTGTTCTTTGACTTACTCTTCCTCTTCATTTTAACTCCTCTTATACATTACCTAACATGCTTGCTACCATTGGGATTAACATCGATAATATTACTATTATGATGATAATCTTTGAAATCAGCTTTTGATTTTTTTTATTGTTAAAATCCATTTTACCCCTCCAAATATATTTCAAACTTCATTTTCATTTATATCAAGCCTTTTGACCATTAACACTGTATATGCTATAATAATTTAGTGTCAAAAATATGAAATTCTGAAAAAAAATTATTTTTCAGAAACGGAGGTCAACATGCCTATTTTTCTTATATTTATCATACTTTTCGTCCTTTGGGTTAGATACGAAACCCAAAAGAATTCAAGAATCGAAACCGAGGATAACCAAGGCTTCCTCGAGAGGGAGCGTCAGGCAAATTTTACCAGAAAGGCTGACCTCACAGACCTCGACTACACAGTTGTTCCTCTAGATGAGCTCCCTTTTGCAGGAAGCTATGATGAGGTAAAGTCTTCTTATTCACTCCCTGAGGGCTTAAGCGAACTCACAAAGAGTGAAATCTTTGACTGCGAGCAGAAGATAATAGCCCTCAGTCACAAGAAAATCTTAAATCTCGGTCATATGAGCAACACCGACATCAAGATGGAATACGGGGTTGCAAACCTTCAAATCCTAATCCAGTATGATGAAAATTCCTCTAAGCTCGCAAGGCTGCTTGCAAAATGGGGCAAACTCCTTTATGAAAACGGCGAAGAGGACGCTGCTGAAAAAGTCCTTACTTACGCTGTTTCCTGCAAATCAGACATAGAAGATGTATTTATCACCTTGGCTAAAATCTACCGTAATAACGGCAACGAGCTAGGCATCAGCGACCTGGTGGAAGCCTGCCAGTGTTTTGATGAGCTTAGGAGGGAAAATATCATTAACCAAATAACCTCTATTTAACTATTTTAGCTCAACCTCTCCTTTCATACAATAGGAGTTTTTGCTAAATTTAAGCTCTATTTTTGATGTTTTTTTATATATGATACAGGATTGCAACTGCTGTGCCTTTGACATCCACATCACTATATAATCACTTGCAGGATGGACAGACATCTGAGAGGAAGCAGCGGTCACATTTTGGGGCTCTGGCTGTACAGATTTCCCTGCCAAGGGCTATGACATCGAGATTCCATATTATCCATGCGCTTTCAGGCAGTACCTCCATCAGCTCAAATTCTGCCTTAACCGGATCTTCAGTAGTTGTTATCCCAAGTTTCTTTGATATTCTCTTCACATGTGTATCGACAACTATGCTTGGAATATTAAATATATTCCCTCTGACTACATTGGCAGTCTTTCGCCCTACTCCGGGAAGCGCTATAAGCTTCTCAAGCTCCTTTGGCACTACTCCTTCGTATTCACTAAGAAGCATCCTTGCACAGGCTATGATGTTCTTTGCCTTATTATGATAAAATCCCGTAGAATGAATGTCATCTTCCATCTCCTTAAGGTCTGCTCCCGCAAAATCTTCCAATGTCTTGTATTTCTTAAACAAATCCCTTGTAACCATATTTACTCTGTCATCTGTACACTGGGCACTCAATATGGTTGCAAAGAGTAACTGCCAGGCATTCTCGTGCAGAAGATAGGTACGGCTCTCGCCCCCGTAGTGCTCTATAAGCCTTCGTATTATCTCATCTATCCTTGCTTTTTCCTTTTTTGATAGTTTCTTCATATTTGCTCCAATAAAATTTAATTTGACACAATCT
It contains:
- the nth gene encoding endonuclease III; the encoded protein is MKKLSKKEKARIDEIIRRLIEHYGGESRTYLLHENAWQLLFATILSAQCTDDRVNMVTRDLFKKYKTLEDFAGADLKEMEDDIHSTGFYHNKAKNIIACARMLLSEYEGVVPKELEKLIALPGVGRKTANVVRGNIFNIPSIVVDTHVKRISKKLGITTTEDPVKAEFELMEVLPESAWIIWNLDVIALGREICTARAPKCDRCFLSDVCPSCK